One Phycisphaerae bacterium RAS2 DNA window includes the following coding sequences:
- a CDS encoding site-specific tyrosine recombinase XerC, with protein sequence MSVRSSPRVPKYRHHKPSGLASVRVDGRDIYLGKHGTPESLESYKRVIAEWLSNNKVVSPSPATAANLHGRSVDELILRYLDFAKTYYVKNCEPTGEYKNVCESLRPLTQLYGKVRVEDFGPSALKAVRQAMIDANLCRGTINSRINRIRRVFKWGVENELVPPHILHGLQAVAPLKLGRCNVREAIPVKPVPDHMIQPVLEHVSPQVAAMIQLQLLTGMRPGEVMQMRAEDLDMSGQTWTYWPATHKTQHHGRQRVIYLGPKAQSVIRPFLKPDGSAWLFSPHEAMVLIHRQRRADRKTPLSPSQRARRRKRYPRRAPGDRYDRRGYAWAIRRACDEAFPPPDHLNEKQQRQWRREHRWSPNQLRHNAATHLRKQFGLEAARVVLGHSSADVTEIYAELDLSKAADIMARVG encoded by the coding sequence ATGTCTGTTCGTTCCTCACCACGCGTTCCGAAGTATCGTCACCACAAACCGTCAGGACTCGCCTCCGTTCGCGTTGACGGCCGCGACATTTATCTCGGCAAGCATGGAACCCCCGAGAGCCTTGAAAGCTACAAACGCGTCATCGCGGAATGGCTTTCCAACAACAAGGTCGTCTCCCCGTCACCCGCGACAGCGGCCAATCTGCATGGCCGTAGCGTGGATGAGCTTATACTCCGGTACCTCGATTTTGCAAAAACCTATTACGTCAAAAACTGCGAGCCGACCGGTGAATACAAGAACGTTTGCGAATCGCTCCGGCCGCTCACGCAGCTCTACGGAAAGGTCCGCGTTGAGGACTTTGGCCCATCCGCACTGAAAGCCGTGCGACAAGCGATGATCGACGCCAATCTCTGTCGCGGCACGATTAACTCGCGAATCAATCGCATTCGTCGCGTATTCAAGTGGGGAGTCGAGAATGAACTTGTTCCACCCCACATCTTGCACGGCCTCCAAGCCGTTGCCCCGCTCAAGCTCGGTCGATGCAACGTCCGCGAAGCCATTCCCGTCAAACCCGTGCCAGATCACATGATTCAGCCGGTGCTTGAACACGTTTCCCCTCAAGTCGCGGCGATGATCCAATTACAGTTGCTCACCGGGATGCGCCCAGGCGAGGTCATGCAGATGAGGGCAGAGGATCTGGACATGTCGGGGCAGACATGGACTTACTGGCCGGCGACGCATAAGACCCAGCACCACGGTCGGCAACGAGTCATTTATCTAGGGCCTAAGGCACAGAGCGTTATCCGACCATTCCTGAAACCAGATGGCTCAGCATGGCTCTTTAGCCCCCATGAAGCGATGGTTCTCATTCACCGTCAACGCCGAGCAGACCGCAAGACTCCATTGTCGCCGAGTCAGCGAGCGAGAAGGCGCAAGAGATATCCTCGTCGCGCGCCAGGTGATCGCTATGACCGCCGAGGCTATGCATGGGCAATTCGTCGAGCCTGCGATGAGGCCTTTCCTCCGCCGGATCATCTCAACGAAAAGCAACAACGCCAATGGCGCCGTGAGCATCGCTGGTCGCCGAATCAGCTACGACACAACGCCGCAACGCATCTGCGAAAGCAATTCGGACTGGAGGCCGCGCGAGTCGTCCTTGGGCATAGCTCGGCGGATGTGACCGAGATCTACGCCGAATTGGACCTCTCCAAGGCCGCTGACATCATGGCACGCGTCGGGTAA
- the pknB_2 gene encoding Serine/threonine-protein kinase PknB produces the protein MDLAEIAAGPANASAEGGPNLPGYRLIEPLSTSGQGRVFRAIRLSDARKVAVKLIRSDRLADSQARARFQQEARTLAMLEHPSIVQVIEQGEIDDGQPWFATEYISGLPLNEYVNKLDGRAIDANGSRSPGPFPLHEVLALFVQVCDAVQAAHNVGVLHRDLKPSNILVDDEGQPHVLDFGLAKSPDVTDPALVTLTGQFLGSPAWCSPEQIEARPSAIDVRSDVYSLGVILYNLLTGEFPYPVDRPLAELFDAIRHAEPTRPSAHTAFIDDDLDTILLKAIAKEKERRYQSAGDLRDEAQHYLRGEPIRAKGDGWAYVTTKLLRRHPVLTGISAAVFILSLAYCTAMTVLCRRAVSAETQAKASAADARQKFRMAQQTAEAMLSQVDEVLKKTAGMGQVRQRLLAQLSSQFEVLTQEQSDDPVLQSDLAMAHTKLADVYQSIDEIQRAAVHAEAALTIRQRLVAAFPDDNDAHAAHSIAIVRVGDIVRENGEAKRGRKLYEHALRIDEALVAKRPENLNFLDNLSWSYARLAHLAVNRGDDAEAARLFKERSLIADRLVVAEPNSPARLMTLLDSYVQTSALEPSGDTLGGPFGLERARRAAELADRLMAIDPENLEYIRHYITSRTYLSTALTLKHQDDEADANAIEALDAARRMVRKEPNAVMPRVLLSNCLSPHCDRARRRRNWSLVSEIGREILESNQKLVEIKHGAVENRHHLFSTHHRLATTAWMCGQSDEAIGHMTEALAIVKVLAIEEAVMADRLWEYARGVLDAKPPEFADPMLALQYAERAAALSERPGPEKLELLARVRETVLEQTAQGAVESRE, from the coding sequence ATGGACCTCGCCGAAATCGCTGCCGGGCCGGCAAACGCCTCCGCTGAAGGCGGGCCAAACCTTCCGGGCTATCGCTTGATCGAGCCGCTTTCAACAAGCGGGCAGGGGCGGGTGTTTCGGGCGATTCGACTTTCCGACGCTCGCAAGGTGGCCGTCAAGCTCATCCGATCCGACCGGCTCGCCGATTCTCAGGCGAGGGCGAGGTTTCAGCAGGAAGCCCGAACGCTAGCGATGCTGGAACATCCCAGCATCGTGCAGGTCATTGAGCAAGGCGAAATCGACGATGGACAACCTTGGTTTGCAACCGAATACATCTCGGGGCTGCCGCTCAATGAATACGTCAACAAACTCGATGGGCGGGCAATCGACGCCAACGGCAGCCGTTCTCCTGGGCCGTTCCCTCTTCACGAGGTACTCGCACTCTTCGTGCAAGTCTGCGACGCGGTTCAGGCGGCGCACAACGTCGGCGTGCTCCACCGTGATCTCAAGCCCTCGAACATTCTGGTGGACGACGAGGGACAGCCGCATGTGCTGGACTTCGGACTCGCCAAATCACCGGACGTGACAGACCCGGCGCTCGTGACACTCACGGGCCAGTTCCTCGGCTCGCCCGCCTGGTGTTCGCCGGAGCAGATCGAGGCCCGGCCGTCGGCCATCGACGTACGAAGCGACGTGTATTCGCTGGGCGTCATCCTCTACAACCTGCTGACCGGCGAGTTCCCCTACCCTGTCGATCGGCCCCTGGCCGAACTCTTCGACGCCATCCGCCACGCCGAGCCGACGCGACCGTCGGCCCACACGGCGTTCATCGACGACGACCTGGATACGATCCTCCTCAAGGCCATCGCAAAGGAGAAGGAGCGGCGTTACCAATCCGCCGGTGATCTCCGCGACGAGGCGCAACACTACCTTCGCGGCGAGCCGATCCGAGCCAAGGGCGACGGCTGGGCATACGTCACGACGAAGCTCCTGCGTCGGCACCCGGTGCTGACGGGCATCTCCGCAGCCGTTTTCATCCTGAGCCTTGCCTACTGCACTGCGATGACGGTTCTATGCCGCCGGGCGGTCTCGGCCGAGACGCAGGCAAAGGCGAGCGCGGCTGACGCGAGACAAAAGTTTCGCATGGCCCAACAGACTGCCGAGGCCATGCTCTCGCAAGTCGATGAAGTGCTGAAAAAGACGGCCGGTATGGGCCAAGTTCGGCAAAGACTCCTAGCGCAGCTTTCGAGCCAGTTTGAAGTCCTGACTCAGGAACAAAGCGACGACCCGGTCTTGCAAAGCGATCTTGCGATGGCTCACACAAAGCTCGCAGACGTTTATCAGAGCATTGACGAAATCCAACGTGCGGCCGTGCATGCGGAAGCGGCGCTGACCATCCGGCAGCGGCTTGTGGCTGCTTTTCCGGATGACAACGATGCCCATGCCGCGCACTCGATCGCAATAGTGCGAGTCGGCGACATCGTCCGAGAGAACGGAGAGGCGAAGCGCGGCCGGAAGCTTTACGAGCACGCCCTACGGATCGACGAGGCACTCGTCGCCAAGCGCCCCGAGAATCTCAACTTCCTAGACAACCTATCGTGGAGCTATGCCCGGCTGGCGCATCTTGCCGTGAATCGAGGGGATGATGCGGAAGCGGCGCGATTGTTCAAAGAGCGGTCGCTCATTGCCGACCGACTTGTTGTAGCGGAGCCGAACAGCCCTGCGCGCCTCATGACTCTCCTTGACAGCTACGTACAGACCTCGGCCTTGGAGCCAAGCGGCGATACTCTGGGCGGTCCGTTCGGCCTAGAACGGGCGCGACGTGCGGCCGAACTAGCCGATCGGCTCATGGCGATTGATCCGGAGAATTTGGAATACATCCGGCACTACATTACTAGTCGGACGTACCTCTCGACCGCCTTAACCTTGAAGCATCAGGATGATGAAGCCGATGCGAATGCGATAGAAGCGCTCGATGCTGCGCGACGAATGGTGCGGAAGGAACCCAATGCGGTGATGCCCCGCGTACTGCTTTCCAACTGCCTCAGTCCGCACTGCGATCGGGCCAGGCGTCGCCGTAATTGGTCCTTGGTTTCGGAGATCGGTCGAGAAATCCTCGAATCAAACCAGAAGTTGGTCGAAATCAAGCACGGCGCCGTCGAAAACCGGCACCATCTTTTTTCGACGCACCACCGCCTGGCTACGACCGCATGGATGTGCGGCCAGTCTGACGAGGCAATTGGTCACATGACAGAGGCCCTTGCAATCGTAAAGGTGCTCGCGATCGAAGAGGCGGTTATGGCGGACCGGCTTTGGGAGTATGCACGCGGAGTCTTGGATGCAAAGCCGCCGGAGTTTGCCGACCCTATGCTCGCCCTGCAATACGCCGAGCGGGCCGCCGCCCTGTCTGAGCGACCGGGGCCTGAGAAGCTTGAGCTTCTCGCTCGGGTACGAGAGACCGTTTTGGAACAGACAGCGCAAGGGGCAGTCGAGTCGCGGGAGTGA